One Nitrospirota bacterium genomic window, CTACCTGCAGAGCTACTTTCCAGACAAATTTCCCAATAGATTTTAACGATTCATTTCTCAACCCATTTCCCATCAGAAAAGTTAAAAAACCTCGGGGCACGCACAACCCTTGCACTGACGAGCCTGCGGTTTTCCTCCTGCTGCCCATATGAACCAGCAGATCGTGGCGCTGTAATTACTTCAATTACGGCTACCAGTAGCGGTTGTTTTTTGTTTGAATCGAATTTGGGCAATGCAGCATTAATCTCTCCCCTGGTGACGACCTCAGCAAGCCTGAGCGTTGTTGATCCATATGTTCACAGAGGCCCATGATAACCTGCCAGGCAGGAGGCTGTCGTTGCGCAACCAGGAGGGCATAGCTTGCCCCCACACGGGTACTGATATAAACATCTTGAGATACTATTATTGCCCGGTCATCTCCCTCCAACGATTCTATCCCTCATGATTTTTCTTTTACTGATAGCCTGACAAAAGCGTGTAAAATGTCAGTGGTCGTAATAATCCCAATGAGCTTTCCCTCACTCACAACAGGCAACCCGCTGATCTTTCTTTTTGCCATGATGGAAGCAGCTTCATGAGCCTCGGCATCAGGAGAGGTGATGATGACACCACGTCTCATTACGGTTCTAACCTTCCTGGGTCTGATCGTTAAAATGATCCCTCCCTTTTTATCCTTATCAAATATTGGGTTATCCCCACACGGATTGTGTAACCAAAGAAGTTGCAGGACCTTGATGAGCGAGACACGTAGAAACCTGGGGAATATAATATGACTAAGATTAGCAGAACCGGGAAAGCAAATCAATTAAGAGTTTATTTAATCACGGCAAAGTAAATAACGGGACTGAACAGTTGATAACAGCTATCTGCCTCCCCTCGGTATAATTGCTATTCCAGATGGATCCATATTGCAACGGTGACTGTCTTTGTCTGAATCAAATCCAATATGTTCCCCTTCTTCGATCACGTTTAATTTATCCACGATCACCCTTCTAAGACGACTGCCTCTCTTGATAACTGTGTGATCCATAATGATACAGTCTTCAATACAAACATCATCTTCAATGATAACCCCACTGCGGATAACGGAATTCTCGATCCGGGCACGATGAATCACAGTCCCTTCAGCTATGATGCTGTTTTTTATGGTACCATCAACTATCTTTGCCGCAGGATTTTCAAAACCCGATGGGTGAATGGGCCATAGCCTGTTCTCAAGCCTGAAAAGCGGATTTTCCCCCAGCATGTCCATATTGGCCTCAAAATAAGCGGCGACCGTTCCCACATCCCGCCAGTATCCTTCCTCTTCGCAGGGCATAACCCCAGGAATTCTATTCGTAGCAAAGTCATAGGCATAGACCTTATTAGTATCAATCAGGGAAGGTATAATGTGTGCACCAAAATCATGTTGCTTTTTCTTTCCAGCCTCTTTTAACACGTCCAGGAGCATTTGGCAGTTAAATATGTAGTTTCCCATGGATACATAGGCATGCTCAGGA contains:
- a CDS encoding CBS domain-containing protein, with the protein product MRRGVIITSPDAEAHEAASIMAKRKISGLPVVSEGKLIGIITTTDILHAFVRLSVKEKS
- the glgC gene encoding glucose-1-phosphate adenylyltransferase, producing the protein MAHPKTLAIVLAGGEGKRLSPLTAFRSKPSVPFGGRYRIVDFALSNLLNSQIHSIYLLVQYKSQSLIEHVRQNWVLSSVIKDHFVTVVPPQMQMGPEWFQGTADAVFQNVNLIYDYNPELVLVFGSDHIYRMDIRQMIDFHLSCDASVTVAARPVLVNQASSFGVIVADKERQITGFQEKPKRPVSMPEDPEHAYVSMGNYIFNCQMLLDVLKEAGKKKQHDFGAHIIPSLIDTNKVYAYDFATNRIPGVMPCEEEGYWRDVGTVAAYFEANMDMLGENPLFRLENRLWPIHPSGFENPAAKIVDGTIKNSIIAEGTVIHRARIENSVIRSGVIIEDDVCIEDCIIMDHTVIKRGSRLRRVIVDKLNVIEEGEHIGFDSDKDSHRCNMDPSGIAIIPRGGR